Proteins from a genomic interval of Helicoverpa zea isolate HzStark_Cry1AcR chromosome 31, ilHelZeax1.1, whole genome shotgun sequence:
- the LOC124644815 gene encoding E3 ubiquitin-protein ligase RNF4-like isoform X2 produces the protein MSDHCGIANVIIDLDSDDSFCVDNDRREDRASVNTQCFAKGAKPSLRLTAIENTNKKKKAKQKSPTSIKAKETSSLPGNSKKFGGCPICWDELGKNPLASTKCGHVYCMKCIEGYLKVQKKCPTCRRSLKGSSPYHALYL, from the exons ctGATCATTGTGGTATAGCCAACGTTATAATTGACTTGGACTCAGATGATTCGTTCTGTG TAGACAATGACCGACGTGAGGACAGAGCATCTGTTAATACCCAGTGCTTTGCGAAAGGTGCTAAACCATCATTAAGACTAACTGCAAttgaaaacacaaataaaaagaaaaaagcaaAACAGAAATCACCTACCTCCATAAAGGCAAAAGAG ACATCTTCATTACCTGGTAATAGCAAAAAGTTTGGAGGCTGTCCCATATGTTGGGACGAATTAGGTAAAAACCCTTTGGCATCTACTAAATGTGGACATGTGTACTGTATGAAATGTATAGAGGGATATCTTAAAGTTCAAAAGAAATGTCCCACTTGTCGACGGAGTTTAAAGGGATCTTCTCCATACCATGCTCTCTatctataa
- the LOC124644815 gene encoding E3 ubiquitin-protein ligase RNF4-like isoform X1, with protein MSNSGDVIDLTNSFILADHCGIANVIIDLDSDDSFCVDNDRREDRASVNTQCFAKGAKPSLRLTAIENTNKKKKAKQKSPTSIKAKETSSLPGNSKKFGGCPICWDELGKNPLASTKCGHVYCMKCIEGYLKVQKKCPTCRRSLKGSSPYHALYL; from the exons ATGTCTAATTCAGGCGATGTTATTGATTTGAcgaattcttttattttagctGATCATTGTGGTATAGCCAACGTTATAATTGACTTGGACTCAGATGATTCGTTCTGTG TAGACAATGACCGACGTGAGGACAGAGCATCTGTTAATACCCAGTGCTTTGCGAAAGGTGCTAAACCATCATTAAGACTAACTGCAAttgaaaacacaaataaaaagaaaaaagcaaAACAGAAATCACCTACCTCCATAAAGGCAAAAGAG ACATCTTCATTACCTGGTAATAGCAAAAAGTTTGGAGGCTGTCCCATATGTTGGGACGAATTAGGTAAAAACCCTTTGGCATCTACTAAATGTGGACATGTGTACTGTATGAAATGTATAGAGGGATATCTTAAAGTTCAAAAGAAATGTCCCACTTGTCGACGGAGTTTAAAGGGATCTTCTCCATACCATGCTCTCTatctataa